The following proteins are encoded in a genomic region of Vibrio tasmaniensis:
- the ptsG gene encoding PTS glucose transporter subunit IIBC, whose amino-acid sequence MFKNLFASLQKVGKSLMLPVSVLPVAGILLGVGAADLPFIPEIVSNLMEQAGGSVFGQMALLFAVGVALGFTNNDGVAGLAAIVGYGIMTATLGVMAGVMGVDKIDTGVLGGILVGGVAAWAFNRFFRIQLPEYLGFFAGKRAVPIITGFSAIGLAILLSVVWPPVGGAISAFSDWAAHQNPQVAFGIYGIVERSLIPFGLHHVWNVPFFFEAGTCVNAAGETQNGVLTCYLVADDASRAAGNGFGQLAGGYMFKMFGLPAAAIAIAHSAKPENRAKVMGIMASAALTSFLTGITEPIEFSFLFVAPVLYAIHALLAGSAYVLANTLGFVHGTSFSHGLIDFLVLSGNASKMGLMVVCGVAYAAIYYIVFRTVIKALDLKTPGREDESEDEIVATGTELAGELVAAFGGKANITGLDACITRLRVAVADTAVVDQDKLKKLGAAGVVVVAGGVQAIFGTKSDNLKTDMDEWIRNNG is encoded by the coding sequence ATGTTTAAGAACCTTTTTGCTAGCCTGCAGAAAGTTGGTAAGTCTCTGATGCTACCAGTATCAGTTTTACCAGTTGCGGGTATTTTGCTAGGTGTCGGTGCAGCAGACCTTCCTTTCATTCCAGAAATCGTTTCAAACTTAATGGAACAAGCGGGTGGTTCAGTATTCGGTCAAATGGCACTGCTGTTCGCAGTAGGTGTAGCACTTGGCTTTACAAATAACGACGGTGTAGCTGGTCTAGCTGCTATCGTTGGTTACGGCATCATGACTGCTACACTAGGCGTAATGGCTGGTGTAATGGGCGTTGATAAAATCGACACTGGTGTACTAGGTGGTATCCTAGTCGGTGGTGTTGCTGCTTGGGCATTCAACCGTTTCTTCCGTATTCAACTACCAGAGTACCTTGGCTTCTTCGCTGGTAAGCGTGCTGTGCCAATCATCACAGGTTTCTCTGCGATTGGTCTAGCAATCCTACTATCTGTAGTATGGCCACCAGTTGGCGGCGCTATCTCTGCGTTCTCTGATTGGGCTGCTCACCAAAACCCACAAGTGGCGTTTGGTATCTACGGTATCGTTGAGCGTTCTCTAATTCCATTTGGTCTTCACCACGTTTGGAACGTACCTTTCTTCTTTGAAGCTGGTACTTGTGTAAACGCTGCTGGCGAAACTCAAAACGGTGTTCTTACTTGTTACCTAGTTGCTGATGACGCATCTCGTGCAGCGGGCAATGGCTTCGGTCAGCTAGCTGGTGGTTACATGTTCAAGATGTTCGGTCTACCTGCTGCTGCAATCGCGATTGCACATTCAGCTAAACCTGAAAACCGCGCTAAAGTAATGGGTATCATGGCTTCTGCTGCGTTAACTTCATTCCTAACGGGTATCACTGAACCAATCGAATTCTCATTCCTATTCGTTGCTCCTGTACTGTACGCAATCCACGCTCTACTAGCTGGTTCTGCATACGTTCTTGCGAACACTCTAGGTTTTGTACACGGTACATCTTTCTCACACGGTCTAATCGACTTCCTAGTTCTATCTGGCAACGCGTCTAAGATGGGCCTAATGGTTGTTTGTGGTGTTGCTTACGCTGCAATTTACTACATCGTATTCCGCACTGTGATTAAAGCTCTAGACCTTAAAACTCCAGGTCGCGAAGACGAGTCAGAAGACGAAATCGTTGCAACTGGTACAGAGCTTGCTGGTGAGTTAGTTGCTGCATTCGGTGGCAAAGCGAACATCACTGGTCTTGACGCTTGTATTACTCGTCTACGTGTAGCCGTTGCTGATACAGCAGTTGTTGACCAAGACAAACTGAAGAAACTAGGCGCTGCAGGTGTTGTTGTAGTTGCTGGTGGCGTACAAGCTATCTTCGGTACTAAGTCTGACAACCTTAAGACAGACATGGATGAGTGGATCCGTAACAACGGT